In the genome of Coraliomargarita algicola, one region contains:
- a CDS encoding ComEC/Rec2 family competence protein has translation MPRQHQMPTRAPALFLLVGMVAGFYAADQISAPLPLALIPALLLAALTCYLADSKNRLWLLIFIAGCALTAWAYGTLRLPLKPESTVLELPIREAFLRFKVERVMPARHDYGNVSGIAKIIEANPTSRLSPDAKLFFRIDLPEAETFNVLRGSVIEATGVLCPLSPQVAPDSFEGYLKDTGIHYRFERTSGLKLIAPPSPFDQFCQQMNENFQRYLRLGAPVGQHLDSIYIAMLLGRKAELNNDQKDRFRMTGTMHFFAISGLHIGVIATVMAQFLILIRVPRRVSPIIGLPLLYLYVEITGASPSAVRAFLMAVFFWSSFAFTRQRSPLAALAASAVFVLIMKPDQLWSIGFQLSYTVVLSILLFGLPLYEIASERCAPFRYLPKANWTRLQQMYAWAVDALLLLFAISFSAWLASAPLSAAFFGYLSPGAILLNMLLVNLAALAISTGVISLALALIGLESVAGFINHAAWVSIHLMDRLVIGSTKVPGTILHCNGFLTSIAYFGLITYFAILFWLHHERNKRSTLSWLLPPTVILVALLYGLSIL, from the coding sequence ATGCCACGCCAACACCAGATGCCAACCCGCGCCCCGGCCCTATTTCTACTTGTCGGCATGGTCGCAGGTTTTTATGCAGCCGATCAAATAAGCGCTCCCTTGCCACTGGCCTTGATTCCTGCCCTCCTACTCGCCGCTTTAACTTGCTATCTGGCCGACTCAAAAAATCGACTGTGGTTACTCATCTTTATCGCAGGATGTGCTTTGACAGCGTGGGCATATGGCACACTGCGACTCCCCTTAAAGCCCGAATCGACAGTGCTCGAACTGCCAATTCGAGAGGCCTTCCTCCGCTTCAAAGTGGAACGCGTAATGCCTGCACGTCATGACTACGGCAATGTAAGCGGCATCGCAAAAATCATCGAAGCCAATCCGACGAGCCGCCTAAGCCCTGACGCTAAGCTATTCTTTCGCATAGACTTACCAGAAGCAGAAACATTCAACGTCTTGCGCGGCAGCGTCATTGAAGCGACCGGAGTGCTCTGTCCGCTTTCTCCACAAGTCGCCCCCGACAGCTTTGAAGGCTACTTAAAAGACACAGGGATACACTATCGTTTTGAGCGAACAAGTGGCCTTAAACTCATCGCTCCACCGAGTCCATTTGACCAATTTTGCCAGCAAATGAATGAGAATTTCCAACGCTACCTGCGGCTAGGTGCCCCCGTTGGACAACATTTAGACAGCATCTACATTGCCATGCTATTAGGGCGCAAGGCAGAGCTAAATAACGATCAAAAAGATCGTTTTCGTATGACTGGAACCATGCATTTTTTCGCCATTAGCGGTCTACATATCGGTGTCATTGCCACAGTCATGGCACAATTCTTAATCCTGATTCGTGTGCCGCGTAGAGTGAGCCCCATTATCGGCTTACCTTTATTATATTTATATGTGGAAATCACCGGAGCCTCCCCTTCGGCGGTACGTGCATTCTTGATGGCAGTGTTCTTCTGGTCCAGTTTCGCGTTCACCCGTCAACGCTCACCGCTCGCCGCATTGGCCGCATCGGCAGTTTTCGTGCTCATAATGAAGCCAGACCAATTATGGAGCATTGGCTTTCAGCTATCCTACACAGTAGTGCTAAGTATTTTACTATTTGGATTACCACTTTACGAGATCGCCTCAGAGCGCTGTGCACCGTTTCGCTATTTACCCAAAGCCAATTGGACACGCTTACAACAGATGTATGCATGGGCAGTGGATGCCTTACTGCTCCTGTTCGCGATCAGTTTCTCCGCTTGGTTGGCCAGTGCGCCACTAAGTGCAGCATTTTTTGGCTACCTCTCACCAGGAGCCATTCTACTCAACATGCTTTTAGTCAATCTAGCAGCCTTGGCGATCAGCACAGGTGTCATCTCACTCGCGTTGGCATTGATCGGACTCGAAAGCGTGGCCGGATTTATAAATCATGCCGCGTGGGTGAGTATTCACTTAATGGATCGATTGGTGATCGGAAGCACTAAAGTCCCTGGAACGATTCTTCATTGTAATGGTTTCCTGACTTCGATCGCCTATTTTGGTCTGATTACATACTTCGCTATACTTTTTTGGCTACATCACGAACGCAATAAACGCTCCACACTCAGTTGGTTACTACCTCCAACAGTCATTTTAGTCGCTCTACTCTATGGGCTCAGTATTCTTTGA